The Streptomyces sp. NBC_01268 genome window below encodes:
- a CDS encoding small basic family protein, with product MIAVLGLIVGVVVGLLVRPEVPAVVEPYLPIAVVAALDAVFGGLRAMLDGIFVDKVFVVSFLSNVVVAALIVFLGDKLGVGAQLSTGVVVVLGIRIFSNAAAIRRHVFRA from the coding sequence TTGATCGCCGTACTGGGCCTGATCGTGGGAGTCGTGGTCGGACTGTTGGTCCGGCCCGAGGTTCCGGCGGTGGTCGAGCCCTATCTTCCGATCGCCGTGGTCGCCGCCCTGGACGCGGTCTTCGGCGGCCTGCGGGCCATGCTCGACGGGATCTTCGTCGACAAGGTCTTCGTGGTGTCGTTCCTGTCGAACGTGGTCGTGGCCGCGCTGATCGTCTTCCTCGGCGACAAGCTGGGCGTGGGCGCCCAGTTGTCGACCGGTGTGGTCGTCGTCCTCGGCATCCGGATCTTCTCCAACGCGGCCGCCATCCGGCGGCACGTGTTCCGGGCGTGA
- a CDS encoding mannose-1-phosphate guanyltransferase, producing the protein MKAVVMAGGEGTRLRPMTSSMPKPLLPVVNRPIMEHVLRLLKRHGLNETVVTVQFLASLVRNYFGDGEELGMELTYANEEKPLGTAGSVKNAEEALKDDAFLVISGDALTDFDLSDLIAFHKEKGALVTVCLTRVPNPLEFGITIVDEEGKVERFLEKPTWGQVFSDTVNTGIYVMEPEVFDYVEADVPVDWSGDVFPRLMKDGKPIYGYVAEGYWEDVGTHESYVKAQADVLEGKVQVDIDGFEISPGVWVAEGAEVHPDAVLRGPLYIGDYAKVEAAAEIREHTVIGSNVVVKSGAFLHKAVIHDNVYVGPQSNLRGCVIGKNTDVMRAARIEDGAVIGDECLIGEESIVQGNVRVYPFKTIEAGAFVNTSVIWESRGQAHLFGARGVSGILNVEITPELAVRLAGAYATTLKKGATVTTARDHSRGARALKRAVISALQASAIDVRDLENVPLPVARQQTARGSAGGIMVRTSPGVPDSVDIMFFDERGADLSQAGQRKLDRVFARQEYRRAFPGEIGDLTFPASVFDSYTGSLLRNVDTSGIAEAGLKVVVDASNGSAGLVLPSLLGRLQVDSLTINPGLDEARPTESAESRRAGLVRLGEIVASARAAFGVRFDPVGERLSLVDERGRIIEDDRALLVMLDLVAAERRSGRVALPVTTTRIAEQVAAYHGTQVEWTTTSPDDLTRVGREESTIFGGDGRGGFIVPEFSSVFDGAAAFVRLIGLVARTQLTLSQIDARIPRAHVLKRDIATPWAVKGLVMRRVVEAAGDRSVDTTDGVRVVEADGRWVMVLPDPAEAVTHLWAEGPDDASAQALLDEWSGVVDSAGH; encoded by the coding sequence GAGCTCACGTACGCGAACGAGGAGAAACCGCTCGGTACCGCGGGGAGTGTGAAGAATGCCGAGGAGGCACTGAAGGACGATGCCTTCCTCGTCATTTCGGGGGACGCGCTCACCGATTTCGACCTCAGCGACCTGATCGCCTTCCACAAGGAGAAGGGCGCCCTCGTCACCGTATGTCTGACCCGGGTGCCCAATCCGCTGGAGTTCGGCATCACGATCGTCGACGAGGAAGGCAAGGTCGAACGATTCCTGGAGAAGCCGACCTGGGGCCAGGTCTTCTCGGACACGGTGAACACGGGCATCTACGTCATGGAGCCCGAGGTCTTCGACTACGTCGAGGCGGACGTTCCCGTCGACTGGTCGGGTGACGTCTTCCCCCGGCTCATGAAGGACGGCAAGCCGATCTACGGCTACGTCGCCGAGGGCTACTGGGAGGACGTGGGCACCCACGAGAGCTATGTGAAGGCCCAGGCCGACGTCCTGGAGGGCAAGGTCCAGGTCGACATCGACGGCTTCGAGATCTCCCCCGGCGTCTGGGTCGCCGAAGGAGCCGAGGTCCACCCCGACGCCGTGCTGCGCGGGCCGCTGTACATCGGCGACTACGCCAAGGTAGAGGCCGCCGCGGAGATCCGCGAGCACACCGTGATCGGCTCCAACGTCGTGGTGAAGAGCGGCGCCTTCCTGCACAAGGCCGTCATCCACGACAACGTCTACGTCGGGCCGCAGAGCAACCTGCGCGGCTGCGTCATCGGCAAGAACACCGATGTCATGCGGGCGGCCCGGATCGAGGACGGGGCCGTCATCGGGGACGAGTGCCTGATCGGTGAAGAATCGATCGTGCAGGGCAACGTGCGGGTCTACCCCTTCAAGACGATCGAGGCCGGCGCCTTCGTCAACACGTCCGTCATCTGGGAGTCCCGCGGGCAGGCGCACCTCTTCGGGGCGCGCGGAGTGTCCGGCATCCTCAACGTGGAGATCACCCCCGAGCTGGCCGTGCGGCTGGCCGGCGCGTACGCCACCACGCTGAAGAAGGGCGCGACGGTCACCACCGCGCGCGACCATTCGCGCGGTGCGAGGGCGCTCAAGCGCGCGGTGATCTCCGCCCTGCAGGCCAGCGCCATCGACGTACGCGACCTGGAGAACGTGCCCCTGCCGGTGGCGCGGCAGCAGACGGCGCGCGGCAGCGCCGGCGGGATCATGGTGCGGACGTCGCCGGGTGTCCCGGACTCCGTCGACATCATGTTCTTCGACGAGCGCGGCGCCGACCTGTCACAGGCGGGGCAGCGGAAGCTGGACCGGGTCTTCGCGCGCCAGGAGTACCGGCGGGCGTTCCCCGGGGAGATCGGCGACCTGACCTTCCCGGCCAGCGTCTTCGACTCGTACACCGGCTCGCTGCTGCGGAACGTGGACACCTCCGGGATCGCCGAGGCAGGACTGAAGGTCGTCGTCGACGCCTCCAACGGCAGTGCGGGGCTGGTCCTGCCCAGCCTGCTCGGGCGGCTCCAGGTCGACTCGCTGACGATCAACCCGGGTCTCGACGAGGCCCGGCCGACCGAGTCCGCGGAGAGCCGGCGAGCCGGTCTCGTCCGGCTCGGGGAGATCGTGGCGTCGGCGCGGGCCGCCTTCGGAGTGCGGTTCGACCCGGTGGGCGAGCGGCTCTCGCTGGTCGACGAGCGCGGGCGGATCATCGAGGACGACCGGGCGCTGCTCGTCATGCTCGACCTGGTGGCGGCCGAGCGCAGGTCCGGGCGGGTCGCGCTGCCGGTGACGACCACGAGGATCGCCGAGCAGGTCGCCGCGTACCACGGCACCCAGGTCGAATGGACGACGACCTCGCCCGACGACCTCACCAGGGTCGGGCGCGAGGAGTCGACGATCTTCGGTGGGGACGGCCGCGGCGGGTTCATCGTGCCCGAGTTCAGCAGTGTCTTCGACGGGGCGGCGGCGTTCGTGCGCCTGATCGGCCTGGTGGCGCGGACCCAGCTCACCCTCAGCCAGATCGACGCGCGGATCCCGCGCGCTCATGTGCTGAAGCGGGACATCGCGACGCCGTGGGCGGTGAAGGGTCTGGTGATGCGCCGGGTGGTGGAGGCGGCCGGTGACCGGTCCGTGGACACCACCGACGGTGTGCGGGTGGTGGAGGCCGACGGGCGCTGGGTGATGGTGCTGCCCGACCCGGCGGAGGCCGTCACCCATCTGTGGGCGGAGGGTCCGGACGACGCGTCCGCGCAGGCCCTTCTCGACGAGTGGTCCGGCGTCGTCGACAGCGCAGGTCACTAG
- a CDS encoding DUF881 domain-containing protein, protein MSQQPPVRSTGSPPPRPDASMSLLNNVIDHALDDGYAEASARRAAEGGGMPRTIRAKLGLAAGLVLAAAVVTLGAAEARVSAPVVAKERQDLIDRIESETAAADKLEQDVERLRGEVGERQRKALDQHGGDQGELVALLSGATAVHGPGVKLVVDDAKGADAGGGGPRESAGFSDTGRVRDRDMQRIVNGLWESGAEAVSINGQRLTALSAIRAAGDAILVDNKPLVPPYTILAVGDGQRLSTAFQDSADGQYLHALQENFGIRTSISAEGDVRLPAAPSLIVRTAEPRGAGAAKATGQATADTGKGTS, encoded by the coding sequence ATGTCGCAGCAGCCCCCCGTTCGGAGCACAGGATCGCCTCCTCCGCGTCCGGACGCGTCCATGTCGCTGCTGAACAACGTGATCGACCACGCGCTGGACGACGGATACGCGGAGGCCTCGGCCCGACGCGCCGCGGAGGGCGGCGGGATGCCCCGTACGATCCGGGCCAAGCTGGGTCTCGCGGCCGGTCTGGTGCTCGCGGCGGCCGTGGTGACGCTGGGTGCGGCCGAGGCGCGGGTGTCCGCGCCGGTCGTCGCCAAGGAGCGGCAGGACCTGATCGACCGGATCGAGTCGGAGACCGCGGCGGCGGACAAGCTGGAGCAGGACGTCGAGCGCCTGCGCGGCGAGGTCGGCGAGCGGCAGCGCAAGGCGCTGGACCAGCACGGTGGCGACCAGGGCGAGCTGGTCGCGCTGCTGTCGGGGGCGACCGCGGTACACGGTCCCGGGGTGAAGCTGGTCGTGGACGACGCCAAGGGCGCCGACGCGGGCGGTGGCGGTCCGCGGGAGAGCGCCGGGTTCTCGGACACCGGGCGGGTGCGCGACCGTGACATGCAGCGGATCGTCAACGGGCTCTGGGAGTCGGGCGCGGAGGCCGTCTCGATCAACGGGCAGCGGCTGACCGCGCTGTCGGCGATCAGGGCCGCGGGCGACGCCATACTGGTCGACAACAAGCCACTGGTGCCGCCGTACACCATCCTCGCCGTCGGCGACGGGCAGCGGCTGAGCACCGCGTTCCAGGACAGCGCCGACGGCCAGTACCTGCACGCGCTGCAGGAGAACTTCGGGATCCGTACGAGCATCTCGGCCGAGGGCGACGTACGTCTGCCGGCCGCGCCGAGCCTGATCGTACGTACAGCAGAGCCGAGGGGAGCCGGGGCGGCCAAGGCCACCGGGCAGGCCACGGCCGACACAGGGAAGGGCACATCTTGA
- a CDS encoding DUF881 domain-containing protein, producing MSEHDRNDEPGADRPDDGNRANEGNPAPNPDERPAVPERPAVPERPAVPERPVRRHEPEQPAAPAPASGQAPAPAPAPTPAPTPAPASARPEASARPEASGRQRLAASLWPPRVTRAQLVVALLLFVLGLGLAIQVSSTSDNSALRGARQEDLVRILDELDDRTQRLEDEKTRLDSQRSELESSSDQAEEARKQTQEKQQQLGILAGTVAAEGPGITLTITDSTGAIESDMLLDAIQELRAAGAEAIQVNGVRVVADSYFSGSGSDMRIDGTKVAAPYVFKVIGKPEDLEPALNIPGGVVQTLEKEQATATVQRSGKIVVDALRPAKRPDYAQSSSQ from the coding sequence ATGAGCGAGCACGACAGGAACGACGAGCCCGGCGCGGACCGGCCGGACGACGGGAACCGCGCGAACGAGGGGAACCCGGCGCCGAATCCGGACGAGCGCCCCGCCGTGCCCGAGCGCCCCGCCGTGCCCGAGCGCCCCGCCGTGCCCGAGCGCCCGGTCCGGCGGCACGAGCCCGAACAGCCCGCCGCCCCGGCCCCGGCCTCCGGTCAGGCCCCAGCCCCCGCTCCGGCTCCCACGCCGGCTCCCACGCCGGCTCCGGCCTCCGCCCGGCCCGAGGCCTCCGCCCGGCCCGAGGCCTCCGGCCGGCAGCGGCTCGCCGCGAGTCTCTGGCCGCCCCGGGTGACCCGGGCCCAACTGGTCGTCGCCCTGCTGCTGTTCGTGCTCGGCCTCGGGCTGGCCATCCAGGTCAGCTCCACCAGCGACAACAGCGCGCTGCGCGGTGCCCGCCAGGAGGACCTGGTGCGGATCCTCGACGAGCTCGACGACCGCACGCAGCGCCTGGAGGACGAGAAGACGCGCCTGGACAGCCAGCGCTCGGAGCTGGAGTCCAGCTCCGACCAGGCCGAGGAGGCGCGCAAGCAGACCCAGGAGAAGCAGCAGCAGCTCGGCATCCTGGCCGGCACCGTCGCCGCCGAGGGCCCCGGCATCACCCTGACGATCACGGACTCCACCGGCGCCATCGAGTCGGACATGCTGCTCGACGCGATCCAGGAGCTGCGCGCCGCGGGTGCGGAGGCCATCCAGGTCAACGGCGTCCGGGTGGTCGCGGACAGCTACTTCTCGGGAAGTGGCAGCGACATGCGGATCGATGGAACGAAGGTGGCCGCTCCGTACGTCTTCAAGGTCATCGGCAAGCCGGAGGATCTCGAGCCCGCGCTCAACATCCCCGGCGGTGTCGTCCAGACACTGGAGAAGGAGCAGGCCACGGCCACGGTGCAGCGTTCCGGGAAGATCGTCGTCGACGCCTTGCGGCCTGCGAAGCGGCCTGACTACGCTCAGTCGTCCTCGCAGTGA